A genomic segment from Nicotiana sylvestris chromosome 1, ASM39365v2, whole genome shotgun sequence encodes:
- the LOC104226760 gene encoding auxin-responsive protein IAA14-like — MDLKETELCLGLPGGGERDKIKGKRGFSETVDLKLNFQTNDSSSAMDLKEKIKTPTTKEIASNKDSVKPPAKAQVVGWPPVRSFRKNVMAQKNNTEAEKSNATAAAFVKVCMDGAPYLRKVDLKMYKSYQQLSDALAKMFSSFTMGNYGPQGMIDFMNESKLMDLLNSSEYVPTYEDKDGDWMLVGDVPWVMFVDSCKRLRIMKGSEAIGLAPRAMEKCKRRV, encoded by the exons ATGGATCTGAAAGAAACTGAGCTGTGTTTGGGGTTGCCAGGTGGTGGAGAAAGAGATAAAATCAAAGGGAAAAGAGGGTTTTCTGAAACTGTTGATTTGAAACTTAATTTTCAAACCAATGATTCTTCTTCTGCTATGGATCTCAAGGAGAAGATCAAGACTCCTACTACCAAAGAAATTGCTTCTAACAAGGATTCAGTCAAGCCACCTGCCAA GGCACAAGTGGTGGGTTGGCCACCAGTGAGATCTTTCAGAAAGAATGTAATGGCTCAGAAAAACAACACTGAAGCTGAAAAGAGTAATGcaactgctgctgcatttgtgaAGGTTTGCATGGATGGTGCACCTTACCTACGTAAGGTAGATTTGAAGATGTACAAAAGTTACCAACAACTTTCTGATGCTTTGGCCAAGATGTTTAGCTCCTTTACTATGG GAAATTATGGGCCCCAAGGAATGATAGATTTTATGAATGAAAGCAAGCTGATGGATCTTCTCAACAGTTCTGAATATGTACCCACCTATGAAGATAAAGATGGAGACTGGATGCTCGTGGGGGATGTACCTTGGGT GATGTTTGTTGATTCATGCAAGCGTTTACGCATAATGAAAGGATCAGAAGCTATTGGACTTG CACCAAGAGCTATGGAGAAATGCAAGCGCAGGGTTTGA